From the genome of Callithrix jacchus isolate 240 chromosome 7, calJac240_pri, whole genome shotgun sequence, one region includes:
- the ATP5IF1 gene encoding ATPase inhibitor, mitochondrial — protein sequence MAVTALAARTWLGVWGVRTMQARSFGSDQSENLDRGAGSIREAGGAFGKREQAEEERYFRAQAREQLAALKKHHEDEIVHHKKEIERLQKEIERHKQKIKILKDDD from the exons ATGGCAGTTACGGCGTTGGCGGCGAGGACGTGGCTTGGCGTTTGGGGCGTGAGGACCATGCAAGCCCGAAGCTTCGGCTCGGATCAG TCCGAGAATCTCGATCGGGGCGCGGGCTCCATCCGGGAAGCCGGTGGGGCCTTTGGAAAGAGAGAGCAGGCTGAAGAGGAACGATATTTCCG AGCACAGGCTAGAGAACAACTGGCAGCTTTGAAAAAACACCATGAAGACGAGATCGTTCATCATAAGAAGGAGATTGAGCGTCTGCAGAAAGAAATTGAGCGGCATAAGCAGAAGATCAAAATACTAAAAGATGATGATTAA